One genomic segment of Rubripirellula tenax includes these proteins:
- a CDS encoding gamma-glutamylcyclotransferase family protein — translation MTTSNRTIHVFAYGSNMHPRRMRARVTGVVPVDIGFVSGRRLAFHKRGIDGSGKADATVTGNPNDRVWGVIYSLPEHQKEILDGYESVGVGYDCENAMVQTQRNSIRASIYTARFEAIQADLSPYSWYLAFVLLGAIANRLPAEYLQSLRRINASIDQDRERHVQNMLLAET, via the coding sequence TCGAACATGCATCCGCGGCGAATGCGTGCGAGAGTTACTGGCGTTGTGCCCGTCGATATAGGTTTCGTTTCAGGTCGTCGTTTGGCGTTTCACAAACGCGGAATTGATGGATCGGGGAAGGCAGATGCCACCGTCACAGGCAACCCCAACGACCGTGTTTGGGGAGTGATCTACTCACTTCCTGAACATCAAAAGGAAATCCTTGACGGCTACGAATCCGTTGGCGTTGGCTATGATTGCGAAAATGCGATGGTGCAAACCCAACGAAATTCGATTCGCGCGAGTATCTACACAGCGCGATTCGAAGCAATTCAAGCGGACTTGAGTCCGTACTCTTGGTACCTTGCATTCGTCCTGCTTGGTGCGATTGCAAATCGATTGCCAGCGGAATACTTACAATCGCTCCGTCGGATCAACGCGAGTATCGATCAGGACCGCGAACGGCACGTACAAAACATGCTTTTGGCCGAGACATAG
- a CDS encoding DUF3500 domain-containing protein, protein MKNNHRIWIATIAIAVGVTVYAQRRPRGGGGEASLAQPFRGVVADGKVETGLFKIESSGVSTKPVVDAALALLDGLSESQRKRTTFPVDDLEWRKWDNRHFYKRQGVGFDEMDQKQRDLAFGLLRSSLSAKGLKLSQDIMKLNGTLAELANNFDEYGEWLYWITIMGEPSETEPWGWQIDGHHLVINYFVVGDQVVMSPVFIGSEPVHATSGKFKGTVVMQTEQDMALAFMRSLDTGQQNEATLSAVKDGNNALTEAYKDNVDLDYAGLVASKLDESQQESLLAVIGQYVGNMDDGHAKVKMDEVREHLNRTYFAWIGGTTAESVFYYRIHSPVVLIEFDHQRRVAPMRSQDPSRDHIHAVIRTPNGNDYGKDLLRQHYETHHHEHDHGHVHSEK, encoded by the coding sequence ATGAAGAACAACCACCGAATCTGGATTGCAACAATCGCGATCGCTGTTGGCGTCACGGTGTATGCCCAGCGTAGGCCGCGCGGCGGTGGAGGCGAAGCTTCACTTGCACAACCGTTTCGCGGCGTGGTCGCCGACGGCAAAGTGGAAACGGGTTTGTTCAAGATCGAATCGAGCGGCGTCAGCACAAAACCGGTTGTCGATGCGGCGCTGGCGCTGCTGGATGGATTGAGTGAATCGCAGCGGAAGCGAACCACGTTTCCCGTCGATGATTTGGAATGGCGAAAGTGGGACAACCGACACTTTTACAAACGACAAGGCGTCGGTTTCGACGAAATGGACCAAAAACAGCGAGATCTCGCGTTCGGACTGTTGCGATCGAGCTTGAGCGCCAAGGGACTTAAACTGTCTCAGGACATCATGAAGCTGAACGGGACGCTTGCAGAACTGGCCAACAACTTCGACGAGTATGGCGAGTGGTTGTACTGGATCACGATCATGGGCGAACCATCGGAAACCGAGCCCTGGGGATGGCAAATCGACGGACATCATCTTGTCATCAACTACTTTGTCGTGGGCGACCAAGTCGTGATGTCGCCGGTTTTTATCGGCAGCGAACCCGTTCACGCAACTAGCGGAAAGTTCAAGGGAACCGTCGTCATGCAAACTGAGCAAGACATGGCGCTCGCGTTCATGAGGTCGCTCGACACGGGGCAACAGAATGAAGCCACGTTGTCAGCCGTCAAAGATGGCAATAACGCGTTGACGGAAGCCTACAAGGACAACGTCGACTTGGACTACGCCGGATTGGTTGCCTCGAAACTAGACGAATCCCAACAGGAATCATTGCTGGCGGTGATCGGCCAATACGTTGGCAACATGGATGACGGGCACGCGAAAGTGAAGATGGACGAAGTTCGTGAACACCTCAACCGCACCTATTTTGCCTGGATCGGCGGCACGACCGCGGAAAGCGTCTTCTATTACCGAATCCACAGCCCGGTCGTGTTGATCGAATTCGATCACCAACGACGCGTCGCCCCCATGCGGTCACAAGATCCCAGTCGCGACCACATCCACGCGGTCATTCGCACACCCAACGGCAACGACTACGGAAAAGACCTGTTACGACAACACTACGAAACCCATCACCATGAACATGATCACGGACATGTTCATTCCGAGAAGTAG
- a CDS encoding sialate O-acetylesterase, producing MMRRFIPMVILLAMLVGPPTTGVSPGNEPATLTGLASGIAPRNFAEMWDDFDPRAEPLETETLHEWEEDGVLLRVVRFRIGVFKGQPAKLAAIFGIPKSAVDSGEKIPGLVQIHGGGQFADHRACLMNAKRGYATVSIAWAGRISAPQYRVSEPEVKLFWDNKTNDPRYRQTTDWGAVDGYHAPCRNPKNNFLSVAPAAWTIDDVESPCNCPWFLCAIAARRALTFLEQQPVVDAEKLGVYGHSMGGKLTVMASVDARVKAAAPSCGGISDRDNDSQLYRTTISDDVNLRHIKCPIIFLSPSNDFHGRIGDLPRAVEEIQSKDWRVTCSPHHNHQDSAEYEVASLLWFDQHLKGNFEFPSTPETSVDLSEKNGTPTITVTPDAAREPLSVDVFYTQHGQDTETSSDRDSVVNRFWRCAKSTRKDKAWTAKLPLGTVDKPLWVFANVTYALDEPVTGAGYYYRIYETVTFNVSSLLEQVSPQTLQSAGIKPTLRPESMIESFGKDWNKEWFSHRPETWPQSTHKLHDEQFQAPSSNARLAIEVHCDQPNELVVKIDDHAVAVDVTKPDQWQQVMVSRSDLRNHAGESLPDWTGMGKLKLSDTERLQPTKPASGPPKIVGKNWQGNDPQFRNLRWVDPPSTYDVYLLAGQSNMDGRGSVDDLTPIQQRPLGNAIIFYRNPPHSTNTWKPLLPGFSIAPRYKGDLPSPTFGPEIGFAIAMTDANPSQKLALIKGSKGATSLRVDWDPGESGKPETQGPCYRNFVETFRLATDSLTRDGHQFVVRGLLWHQGESDSKTSKDVYQERLLRFIDRIREDTEFANLPVVVGEVFDNGKRDSVRAAIEAVGTRGAGYGFVSSSETTTSDPGTHFDAASQLLLGKRYAEAIIPLVSKRELSVKE from the coding sequence ATGATGCGCCGATTCATTCCCATGGTCATCCTGTTGGCGATGCTTGTCGGACCACCCACGACAGGTGTCTCCCCAGGAAACGAACCAGCGACATTGACGGGACTGGCCAGCGGCATCGCTCCACGGAATTTCGCCGAAATGTGGGACGACTTTGATCCCCGCGCCGAACCGCTCGAAACGGAAACGCTTCACGAGTGGGAAGAAGATGGCGTGCTGCTGCGAGTCGTTCGGTTTCGTATCGGAGTCTTCAAGGGACAACCGGCCAAACTCGCGGCAATCTTCGGCATCCCCAAGTCTGCCGTCGACAGTGGTGAAAAAATTCCAGGCTTGGTCCAAATCCATGGTGGTGGGCAGTTCGCTGACCACCGGGCTTGCTTGATGAATGCGAAACGCGGTTACGCGACAGTCTCGATCGCTTGGGCCGGTCGCATCTCGGCGCCACAGTATCGCGTTTCTGAACCCGAGGTAAAACTGTTCTGGGACAACAAGACCAACGACCCCCGATACAGACAGACCACCGACTGGGGCGCGGTCGACGGCTACCACGCACCTTGTCGCAATCCCAAGAACAATTTCTTGTCCGTCGCGCCTGCCGCATGGACGATCGATGATGTTGAATCGCCTTGCAATTGTCCGTGGTTCCTGTGTGCGATCGCAGCTCGGCGGGCACTCACCTTCTTGGAACAACAGCCCGTCGTCGACGCGGAAAAACTCGGAGTTTACGGACACTCGATGGGCGGTAAGTTGACGGTAATGGCCAGCGTTGATGCTCGTGTGAAAGCAGCTGCGCCGTCATGTGGCGGAATCAGCGATCGAGACAACGATAGCCAGCTCTATCGAACGACGATCAGCGATGATGTTAACTTGCGACACATCAAGTGCCCCATCATTTTCCTAAGCCCGTCCAACGATTTTCACGGACGAATCGGGGACCTGCCCCGCGCGGTCGAAGAGATTCAAAGCAAAGATTGGCGAGTGACGTGTTCGCCGCATCACAATCACCAGGACTCGGCCGAGTACGAAGTCGCTAGCTTGCTGTGGTTCGACCAGCACCTCAAAGGCAACTTCGAATTCCCAAGCACACCCGAAACAAGCGTCGATCTGAGCGAAAAAAACGGAACGCCGACAATCACTGTCACGCCGGATGCAGCGAGGGAACCGTTGTCGGTCGACGTATTCTATACTCAACACGGCCAAGACACAGAAACGTCATCGGATCGCGATAGCGTCGTCAATCGATTTTGGCGTTGCGCCAAGTCGACTCGCAAGGACAAAGCATGGACGGCAAAACTACCCCTGGGCACCGTCGACAAACCGCTATGGGTGTTCGCGAATGTGACCTACGCGTTAGACGAACCCGTGACGGGCGCCGGTTACTACTACCGCATCTATGAAACCGTAACGTTCAACGTTTCATCGCTGCTTGAACAGGTGTCCCCACAAACGTTGCAGTCGGCTGGCATCAAGCCAACACTTCGTCCGGAATCGATGATCGAATCATTTGGGAAAGATTGGAACAAAGAATGGTTCTCGCACAGGCCCGAAACCTGGCCACAATCGACGCACAAGTTGCACGACGAACAATTTCAAGCGCCAAGCAGCAACGCTCGACTGGCCATCGAAGTTCACTGCGACCAACCCAATGAATTGGTCGTAAAGATCGACGACCACGCGGTTGCGGTGGACGTCACGAAACCCGATCAATGGCAGCAGGTGATGGTGTCGCGGTCCGATCTTCGCAACCACGCCGGCGAGTCGCTGCCCGACTGGACCGGGATGGGCAAATTGAAACTGTCAGACACCGAACGACTACAGCCAACCAAACCCGCATCGGGTCCTCCAAAGATCGTTGGAAAGAATTGGCAAGGCAACGACCCACAGTTTCGAAATCTCAGATGGGTCGATCCGCCGTCGACGTACGATGTCTACCTGCTGGCCGGGCAATCCAACATGGATGGCCGTGGCAGCGTCGATGACCTGACACCGATCCAACAGCGACCGCTCGGAAACGCGATCATTTTCTACCGCAACCCGCCCCACTCGACCAACACTTGGAAACCGCTGCTCCCAGGTTTCAGCATCGCTCCGCGATACAAGGGAGACTTGCCCTCGCCGACGTTCGGACCTGAAATCGGATTCGCGATCGCCATGACGGACGCGAACCCAAGTCAAAAGCTGGCGTTGATCAAAGGATCGAAGGGTGCAACGAGCTTGCGAGTTGATTGGGATCCGGGAGAATCCGGCAAACCAGAGACGCAGGGCCCTTGCTACCGGAACTTTGTCGAGACGTTTCGTCTGGCAACCGATTCGCTGACACGCGATGGTCATCAGTTTGTTGTTCGAGGACTTTTGTGGCATCAAGGCGAATCGGATTCGAAAACAAGCAAAGACGTCTACCAAGAACGCTTGCTGCGGTTCATCGACCGTATTCGCGAAGACACCGAATTTGCGAATCTTCCGGTCGTCGTTGGCGAAGTATTTGACAATGGCAAGCGAGATAGTGTCCGCGCCGCGATTGAAGCGGTTGGCACTCGCGGCGCAGGCTACGGTTTCGTGTCGTCAAGTGAAACGACGACATCAGACCCGGGAACACACTTTGACGCGGCAAGTCAACTTTTGCTCGGCAAACGATATGCTGAAGCCATCATTCCGTTGGTTTCCAAACGGGAATTGAGCGTCAAGGAGTGA
- a CDS encoding arylsulfatase: protein MENSLTSLRIRMSIIGFLLGLLPLFHATAEQPQRPNVVLIMTDDQGYGDLACHGNPIVKTPHLDRLFAESVRMTDFHVSPFCTPTRAALMTGRYPGRTGAYRTSSGRTMMHTDERTIANVFADAGYVTGMVGKWHLGDNSPHRPQDRGFQNVVWHRCGGVGQASDFWGNDYFDDTYERNGAFEKFEGYCTNVWFRESIRFIEENQTKPFFLYLATNAPHGPYIVDPKWSRPYGEVATWGSGANFYGMITNFDHNLSLLRKRLADLNLADNTILVYMTDNGTANGGQFKGLDSEPSRGFNAGMRGKKSSVYEGGHRVPFFVHWPVGGLVGGFDVDALAGHIDVLPTLAELCGVDVPPTHNPDGISFASQLTDSQAKPHRDHLIVQFQGGAYFRESPQPWNDTCVLEKNWRLINQDELYDMKADPAQQHNVAAQHPEIVSRLMKHYSPFWDAVSPRMTPVRIDVGNPVENPTVLCSQDWYMPSGNPPWNFGSIRKLPKTTGPWKIDVKTAGRYRLTLRQLPKEAGAEIKAVRATLVIAGRELTKEVVEGSTEVIFDIDLPAGPTDLVTYLYDENDRAGGAYFTEVLAL, encoded by the coding sequence ATGGAAAACTCGCTGACCAGCCTCCGGATTCGAATGTCGATAATCGGCTTCTTGTTGGGATTGTTGCCACTTTTTCACGCGACCGCGGAACAGCCGCAGCGTCCCAACGTCGTATTGATCATGACGGACGATCAGGGCTACGGTGACTTGGCCTGTCATGGCAATCCGATCGTCAAGACTCCGCATCTCGACCGGTTGTTCGCCGAGTCGGTTCGAATGACGGACTTTCATGTCAGTCCCTTTTGCACACCGACACGTGCGGCGCTGATGACGGGGCGATATCCCGGTCGCACCGGTGCTTATCGGACCAGCAGTGGTCGCACGATGATGCATACGGACGAGCGGACCATTGCCAATGTTTTCGCAGACGCTGGTTACGTTACCGGTATGGTTGGCAAATGGCACCTGGGTGACAACTCGCCCCATCGCCCACAGGATCGCGGCTTTCAAAACGTCGTTTGGCATCGGTGTGGCGGCGTTGGCCAGGCTTCTGATTTTTGGGGTAACGACTACTTCGACGATACTTATGAACGAAACGGTGCGTTTGAAAAGTTCGAAGGCTACTGCACCAACGTCTGGTTTCGGGAATCGATTCGCTTCATCGAAGAAAATCAGACCAAGCCGTTCTTTCTGTACCTTGCGACCAACGCTCCCCACGGTCCCTACATCGTCGATCCAAAATGGAGCCGCCCGTACGGCGAGGTTGCCACGTGGGGCAGCGGTGCGAACTTTTACGGGATGATCACAAACTTCGATCACAACCTATCTCTACTTCGAAAAAGGCTGGCCGATCTGAATTTGGCGGACAATACGATCTTGGTTTACATGACCGACAACGGCACTGCGAACGGAGGGCAATTCAAAGGATTGGACTCAGAACCAAGTCGAGGATTCAACGCGGGCATGCGAGGGAAAAAGTCTTCGGTTTACGAAGGCGGGCATCGGGTTCCGTTTTTTGTTCATTGGCCGGTCGGTGGTCTCGTGGGTGGCTTTGACGTTGATGCATTGGCCGGGCACATCGACGTGCTGCCGACACTAGCCGAATTGTGCGGAGTCGATGTTCCGCCCACGCACAATCCCGATGGCATTTCGTTTGCCAGTCAATTGACAGACAGCCAGGCCAAGCCACATCGGGATCACTTGATTGTTCAATTCCAAGGTGGAGCCTACTTTCGCGAATCGCCTCAACCGTGGAATGACACCTGCGTGTTGGAGAAAAACTGGCGACTGATCAACCAGGACGAGCTCTACGATATGAAGGCTGATCCGGCACAGCAGCACAACGTCGCGGCGCAACATCCCGAAATCGTATCGCGGTTGATGAAGCACTACTCGCCCTTTTGGGACGCTGTCTCGCCACGCATGACGCCCGTTCGGATCGATGTCGGCAATCCCGTAGAAAACCCAACCGTTCTTTGTTCGCAAGACTGGTATATGCCATCGGGCAACCCTCCGTGGAACTTCGGTTCGATTCGAAAGCTGCCCAAAACAACAGGGCCTTGGAAGATCGACGTCAAGACGGCGGGACGCTACCGATTGACTCTGCGTCAATTGCCCAAGGAAGCGGGTGCAGAAATCAAAGCGGTGCGTGCGACCCTTGTGATCGCTGGCCGTGAGTTAACAAAAGAAGTGGTCGAGGGCAGTACGGAAGTCATCTTCGATATCGATCTGCCGGCTGGCCCGACCGATCTTGTGACGTACCTCTACGACGAGAACGATCGTGCGGGTGGAGCCTACTTCACCGAAGTGCTCGCATTGTGA
- a CDS encoding sulfatase family protein: MFQQRFQRVRPRFQQAAKRHLSSSIAIGLALLVCGFAEADKPNIVVVLCDDLGYGDVQCLNPERGKIPTPCIDALAKDGMTFTDAHSGSSVCTPTRYGLLTGRYSWRSKLQKGVVQGFEPCLIAEGRPTVAGFLKSHGYHAGIVGKWHLNFQYTDSVTGASLKRSKTNTLAGVGSKIPDGPNSRGFDYFHGFHHARDMKAVIEDNEVIAHDDEINMLPRLTRKAVEFIDERATTAVDQPFFLYVPLGSPHSPIVPSKQWQGKSGINAYADFVMQTDAGFGEIVSAIDRNGLRDNTLVIFSSDNGCSKVANFKQLQDHGHFPSAHLRGSKADIWDGGHRIPFIVRWPGQVASGSTSDQTICLTDLFATCAELLGESLPEGSAEDSVSFVPALKGNPIVSTRVGVVHHSFSGHFAYRLGQWKLCLAKASGGWSKPTEKDAAKDSPVAQLYDLDADPGETNNLYTSKPEVAERLLKQLEADVSRGRSTAGGDGMNDLDEINLWKTR, from the coding sequence ATGTTTCAGCAACGTTTCCAAAGGGTCAGACCCCGTTTTCAACAGGCTGCTAAGCGGCACCTATCAAGCTCGATCGCGATCGGTCTCGCCCTTCTGGTTTGTGGGTTCGCCGAGGCTGACAAACCCAACATTGTGGTCGTGCTGTGTGATGATCTCGGGTATGGCGATGTCCAGTGCCTGAACCCCGAACGAGGAAAAATTCCGACGCCTTGCATCGATGCACTCGCGAAGGATGGAATGACGTTCACCGACGCTCATTCCGGTTCATCCGTTTGTACGCCGACGCGTTACGGTTTGTTGACCGGGCGTTATAGCTGGCGATCGAAGTTGCAAAAGGGTGTGGTGCAGGGTTTTGAGCCTTGTTTGATCGCCGAGGGGCGTCCAACCGTGGCGGGGTTTTTGAAGTCCCATGGCTATCACGCAGGGATCGTTGGGAAATGGCACCTCAATTTTCAATACACGGATTCCGTAACGGGTGCATCGCTGAAACGAAGCAAGACAAACACTCTAGCGGGTGTCGGCAGCAAGATCCCGGATGGCCCGAACAGCCGAGGATTCGATTACTTCCACGGTTTCCATCACGCTCGCGACATGAAAGCAGTGATCGAAGATAATGAAGTGATCGCTCACGATGACGAAATCAACATGTTGCCGCGTCTGACTCGCAAAGCGGTCGAATTCATCGACGAGCGAGCCACGACGGCTGTCGATCAACCGTTCTTTCTGTATGTGCCGTTGGGTTCACCCCACTCGCCGATTGTCCCGTCAAAACAGTGGCAAGGAAAAAGCGGGATCAACGCTTACGCAGATTTCGTCATGCAAACCGATGCGGGCTTTGGCGAGATCGTTTCGGCGATCGATCGGAACGGTCTTCGAGACAATACGTTGGTGATTTTCAGCAGCGACAATGGTTGTTCGAAGGTCGCCAACTTCAAACAACTGCAAGACCACGGACATTTTCCGAGTGCACATTTACGTGGTTCGAAGGCGGATATCTGGGATGGCGGACATCGAATTCCATTCATTGTGCGTTGGCCTGGCCAGGTTGCTTCGGGATCGACTAGCGACCAGACGATTTGCTTGACGGATCTGTTCGCGACATGCGCTGAACTGTTGGGCGAATCGCTTCCCGAAGGATCGGCCGAGGATAGCGTCAGCTTCGTTCCGGCACTCAAGGGCAACCCGATTGTTTCGACGCGCGTCGGTGTTGTTCATCATTCGTTCAGCGGTCACTTTGCGTACCGATTGGGCCAATGGAAACTTTGCCTAGCGAAGGCGTCGGGAGGTTGGAGCAAGCCAACGGAAAAAGACGCGGCGAAGGACAGTCCTGTGGCACAGCTCTACGACTTGGACGCTGACCCTGGTGAAACAAACAACCTTTACACATCAAAGCCCGAAGTCGCCGAAAGGCTGCTCAAGCAACTTGAAGCCGACGTATCGCGAGGTCGTAGCACGGCCGGAGGCGACGGCATGAACGATCTGGACGAAATCAACTTATGGAAAACTCGCTGA
- a CDS encoding sialate O-acetylesterase, whose translation MRTSQASRRPVRCFRFAVLFAVAMSQPAYGELQLGSLFTDHAVLQRDMPVPVWGKADPGATVTVAFAGQSKSGLVDGDGKWRVDLDPLKANVDSRDMTVSSTKHSDEIVIADLLVGEVWICSGQSNMQMGTQAVKEIAALVPEAKKIRGFQVNRTVSFTEQESCEGNWEVGPPNSAVAFAFAHFLQQSDDVPVGIILSCWGSSSIEAWMPRGMTESVPHFKTVMQEFDADDETKQKIQSILAGTKPWSNQDDVFLRRQPNILYNAMMKPLVPFACRGLVWYQGERNTQSMFGMVDSPWFSRNSGMLIYGDVLKQWVTRYRKEWNRDDLHVLVVMMPGFGVALDSGPSKDPENPIAHSWAWMRESQLKVRELPGTGVSNSIDLGETKNVHPKDKLPIGKRLALLAARDTLGQAVEADGPVVSQVVTAPGRITVHFEHADGLTTSDGKPPTGFWLADDSKNWFAASAAIEGEAVVLSNDGLSHPLYVRYAFSGKPSVNLVNASGLPAYPFRTDTFQP comes from the coding sequence ATGCGAACCAGCCAAGCCAGCCGTCGACCGGTTCGGTGTTTTCGTTTCGCCGTGCTGTTTGCTGTTGCGATGTCGCAACCGGCGTATGGCGAACTGCAACTCGGTTCGCTCTTCACCGATCATGCGGTACTGCAACGCGATATGCCGGTTCCCGTTTGGGGGAAAGCAGATCCGGGTGCTACGGTGACCGTTGCTTTTGCCGGACAGTCCAAGTCGGGTTTGGTTGACGGCGATGGCAAATGGCGTGTCGACTTGGATCCACTGAAAGCGAATGTTGATTCCCGTGACATGACGGTTTCTAGCACAAAGCACAGTGATGAGATCGTGATCGCAGATCTGCTGGTGGGTGAAGTCTGGATCTGTTCGGGGCAGTCCAACATGCAGATGGGGACTCAGGCGGTGAAGGAGATTGCCGCCTTGGTGCCAGAAGCAAAAAAGATTCGCGGCTTTCAAGTCAATCGAACGGTTTCGTTTACAGAACAAGAGAGCTGTGAAGGCAACTGGGAAGTCGGCCCGCCCAATAGTGCGGTGGCATTCGCATTTGCTCATTTTTTGCAACAGTCCGATGATGTGCCGGTTGGCATCATTCTTTCTTGTTGGGGTAGTTCATCCATCGAGGCTTGGATGCCGCGTGGCATGACCGAATCGGTTCCGCACTTCAAAACGGTGATGCAGGAGTTTGATGCAGACGACGAGACCAAGCAAAAGATTCAAAGCATCTTGGCGGGTACCAAGCCCTGGAGCAATCAAGACGATGTGTTTCTGCGTCGCCAGCCCAATATTCTTTACAACGCGATGATGAAACCGTTAGTTCCATTCGCTTGCCGAGGGCTGGTTTGGTACCAAGGCGAACGCAACACTCAGTCGATGTTTGGGATGGTGGATTCGCCATGGTTTTCACGCAATTCGGGCATGTTGATCTATGGCGACGTTCTCAAGCAGTGGGTCACCCGATATCGAAAGGAATGGAATCGCGACGACTTGCATGTTCTTGTGGTGATGATGCCCGGGTTTGGTGTGGCACTCGATTCAGGCCCGTCAAAGGATCCCGAGAACCCCATCGCACACTCGTGGGCATGGATGCGAGAATCGCAATTGAAAGTACGAGAGCTCCCCGGTACTGGTGTGTCGAATAGCATCGACCTGGGAGAAACGAAAAACGTTCATCCGAAGGACAAGCTTCCCATCGGAAAGCGGTTGGCGCTGCTGGCCGCGCGTGACACGCTCGGGCAAGCAGTCGAAGCCGATGGCCCGGTGGTAAGCCAGGTGGTGACCGCACCTGGTCGCATCACGGTCCACTTCGAACATGCCGATGGGCTAACGACTTCGGACGGCAAGCCACCCACGGGATTCTGGTTGGCCGACGATTCCAAGAATTGGTTTGCTGCGAGCGCAGCAATTGAGGGAGAGGCTGTGGTGCTAAGCAATGATGGGCTGAGCCACCCTTTGTATGTCCGCTACGCATTCTCGGGAAAGCCGAGTGTCAACTTGGTCAACGCATCAGGGCTGCCGGCATATCCTTTCCGCACTGATACCTTTCAACCTTAA
- a CDS encoding ThuA domain-containing protein, whose amino-acid sequence MNNNSQERNVKFAFALFASLLGFANVGAAESLVYEGAEGFGHGKHIVFLAGDHEYRSEESLPALARILAKRHGFKCTVLFNIDPKSGEIVAGTPSNIPGMEALETADLAVVFLRFQDLPEEQMKHFDDYLKRGGPVVGMRTSTHGFKIPKDRPYAKYSFDAKGPDYEFGFGHQVLGQTWVGHYGKNHQQSTRITIIEAMANHPILHGVDDVWVQAGGYVGKPTDGDILTIAQPLDGMTPDSPASTTQSPMPSEWTRTYRSESGQVGRVFTSLYGTPEDLTNEGYRRLMVNGIVWAIGLEDAITSDLNIAFVGPFKPNTFGNQTHARGIKPEAYAGYESPIPAHNNISPPKAKKPRAPKKVKAESP is encoded by the coding sequence ATGAACAACAATTCACAAGAACGAAATGTGAAATTTGCGTTTGCTTTATTCGCTTCACTGCTGGGCTTTGCGAATGTCGGCGCGGCCGAGTCGCTGGTTTATGAAGGTGCCGAGGGTTTCGGGCACGGCAAGCACATCGTTTTTCTGGCGGGTGATCATGAATATCGCTCGGAAGAGTCGCTTCCTGCGTTAGCCAGGATCCTTGCCAAACGCCATGGGTTTAAGTGCACGGTGCTATTCAATATCGATCCGAAAAGCGGAGAAATCGTAGCAGGCACGCCATCGAACATTCCAGGAATGGAGGCGCTCGAGACAGCCGATTTGGCGGTTGTCTTTTTGCGTTTCCAAGATCTGCCCGAAGAACAGATGAAACACTTTGATGACTATTTGAAACGAGGCGGGCCGGTGGTCGGTATGCGGACTTCGACCCACGGATTTAAGATTCCCAAAGATCGACCGTATGCGAAGTATTCCTTCGATGCGAAGGGGCCGGACTATGAGTTTGGTTTCGGTCATCAAGTGCTGGGGCAAACCTGGGTCGGCCATTACGGCAAGAATCACCAACAAAGCACTCGCATCACCATCATCGAAGCGATGGCAAACCATCCGATATTACACGGCGTTGATGACGTGTGGGTTCAAGCGGGTGGCTATGTCGGCAAACCGACGGACGGCGATATCCTGACGATAGCTCAACCGCTTGATGGAATGACTCCCGATTCGCCCGCTTCCACGACACAGTCGCCGATGCCATCGGAATGGACTCGCACCTACAGGTCCGAGTCGGGGCAAGTGGGGCGAGTCTTTACTTCGTTGTATGGGACTCCGGAAGACCTGACCAACGAAGGCTATCGCCGGTTGATGGTCAATGGGATCGTCTGGGCGATCGGACTGGAAGACGCCATCACGTCGGACTTGAACATTGCATTCGTCGGACCGTTCAAACCCAACACTTTCGGCAATCAAACCCATGCTCGTGGCATCAAACCGGAAGCCTATGCGGGCTATGAAAGCCCGATCCCGGCGCACAACAACATTTCGCCCCCCAAAGCCAAAAAGCCGCGGGCGCCGAAGAAAGTGAAAGCGGAGTCACCGTAG